The following proteins come from a genomic window of Pseudomonas sp. J452:
- a CDS encoding OprD family porin has protein sequence MSTSPLARAVALATLGTSLTLPGLAQAAFIDDSKASLELRNFYMNRDFRQEGGNPSNGHSKAEEWAQGFLLRYESGFTEGTVGFGVDAIGTLGLQLDSGQGTSGTGLLQLDRDTGQAQDSYGDLGATAKVRVSKSTLKAGTLMPKLPTVQANDSRLLPQSFQGGWLNSMEIDGLTFDGGQLSRVNQRDSSDHEVMTLTSGTGRGFTGISGVTSDEFNFAGLSYKWNDQLTTAYNYGALDNLYQQHIVNATHLLPLADKQSLKTDLRFARSTDDGSSNVDNKAFGAMFTYALGFHSVGLGYQKMSGDTGYAYIGGTDPFLVNYVQIGDFAFKDEKSWQARYDYNFAGLGIPGLTFMTRYLNGANVDRGAGLSEGKEWERNTDIAYVIQDGPLKNVGIKWRNATTRSNFGNDLDENRLILSYLLPLW, from the coding sequence ATGAGCACGTCCCCACTCGCCCGCGCCGTGGCCCTCGCCACCCTGGGCACCAGCCTCACCCTGCCAGGTCTGGCCCAAGCCGCCTTTATCGACGACAGCAAGGCCAGCCTGGAGCTGCGCAATTTCTACATGAATCGCGACTTCCGCCAGGAAGGCGGCAATCCCAGCAACGGCCACTCCAAGGCCGAGGAATGGGCCCAGGGCTTCCTCCTGCGCTACGAGTCCGGTTTCACCGAAGGCACTGTCGGCTTTGGTGTCGACGCCATCGGCACCCTGGGCCTGCAACTCGACTCCGGCCAGGGCACCAGTGGCACCGGGCTGCTGCAACTGGATCGCGATACCGGCCAGGCCCAGGACAGCTATGGCGACCTGGGCGCAACGGCGAAGGTTCGCGTCTCGAAGAGCACGCTCAAGGCCGGCACCCTGATGCCCAAGCTGCCAACCGTGCAAGCCAACGACTCACGACTTTTGCCGCAAAGTTTCCAGGGTGGCTGGCTGAACTCCATGGAGATCGATGGCCTGACCTTCGACGGCGGCCAGCTGAGTCGGGTCAACCAACGCGATTCCTCCGACCATGAAGTAATGACCCTGACCAGCGGCACTGGTCGCGGCTTCACCGGCATCAGCGGGGTCACCAGCGACGAGTTCAACTTTGCCGGCCTGAGCTACAAGTGGAATGATCAGCTGACCACCGCCTACAACTACGGCGCCCTGGACAACCTCTACCAGCAGCACATCGTCAACGCCACCCACCTGCTGCCACTGGCTGACAAGCAGAGCCTGAAGACTGACCTGCGCTTCGCCCGCTCCACTGACGACGGCAGCAGCAACGTCGACAATAAGGCCTTCGGCGCGATGTTCACCTACGCCCTGGGCTTCCACAGCGTCGGCCTGGGCTATCAGAAAATGAGCGGTGACACCGGCTACGCCTACATCGGCGGTACCGATCCGTTCCTGGTCAACTACGTGCAGATCGGCGACTTCGCCTTCAAGGACGAAAAGTCCTGGCAAGCCCGCTACGACTACAACTTTGCCGGCCTCGGCATCCCGGGACTGACCTTCATGACACGCTACCTCAACGGCGCCAACGTCGACCGCGGCGCCGGCCTCTCCGAAGGCAAGGAATGGGAGCGCAACACCGACATCGCCTACGTGATCCAGGACGGGCCACTGAAGAACGTCGGCATCAAATGGCGCAACGCCACGACCCGCTCCAACTTCGGCAACGATCTGGACGAGAATCGCCTGATCCTCAGCTATCTGCTGCCGCTCTGGTAG
- a CDS encoding ammonium transporter → MENLNSAVETLIHGSNTLFILLGAIMVLAMHAGFAFLEVGTVRHKNQVNALSKIISDFAVSALAYFFVGYWVAYGVTFLEPASVLTAGSGYGLVKFFFLLTFAAAIPAIISGGIAERAKFGPQICATVLIVAFVYPFYEGLIWNGNFGFQAWLTEQFGAAFHDFAGSVVVHAVGGWLAFGAVILLGRRDGRYREGRLVAFAPSNIPFLALGSWILIIGWFGFNVMSAQTLGSISGLVAVNSLMAMVGGTVAALLIGRNDPGFLHNGPLAGLVAVCAGSDLMHPVGALATGAIAGALFVWAFTATQVKWKIDDVLGVWPLHGLCGVWGGIACGIFGQQALGGLGGVSMISQLLGTGLGVLVALAGGFLIYGLLRLVVGIRLSQEQEYYGADLSIHKIGATTQD, encoded by the coding sequence ATGGAAAACCTCAACAGTGCCGTGGAAACTCTGATCCACGGCTCCAACACCCTGTTCATCCTGCTAGGCGCGATCATGGTTCTGGCCATGCATGCGGGCTTCGCTTTCCTGGAAGTGGGCACGGTGCGTCACAAGAACCAGGTCAACGCGCTGTCGAAGATCATTTCCGACTTCGCTGTCTCGGCCCTGGCTTACTTCTTCGTCGGCTACTGGGTGGCCTATGGCGTCACCTTCCTCGAGCCGGCTTCGGTGCTGACCGCCGGCAGCGGCTACGGGCTGGTCAAGTTCTTCTTCCTGCTGACCTTTGCCGCAGCGATTCCGGCGATCATCTCCGGGGGGATCGCCGAGCGTGCCAAGTTCGGCCCGCAGATCTGCGCCACGGTGCTGATCGTGGCCTTCGTCTATCCCTTCTACGAGGGGCTGATCTGGAACGGTAACTTCGGTTTCCAGGCCTGGCTGACCGAGCAGTTCGGCGCTGCCTTCCATGACTTTGCCGGTTCGGTGGTGGTGCACGCGGTCGGCGGCTGGCTGGCCTTCGGCGCGGTGATCCTGCTCGGCCGCCGCGATGGCCGCTATCGCGAGGGCCGCCTGGTGGCATTCGCGCCGTCGAACATTCCGTTCCTGGCGCTGGGTTCGTGGATCCTGATCATCGGCTGGTTCGGTTTCAACGTGATGAGTGCGCAGACCCTCGGCAGCATCAGCGGCCTGGTCGCGGTCAACTCGCTGATGGCGATGGTTGGCGGTACCGTGGCGGCCCTGCTGATCGGTCGCAATGACCCGGGCTTCCTGCACAACGGCCCGCTGGCGGGCCTGGTGGCGGTCTGTGCCGGCTCTGACCTGATGCATCCGGTCGGCGCATTGGCCACCGGTGCGATTGCCGGTGCGTTGTTCGTCTGGGCGTTCACCGCGACCCAGGTGAAGTGGAAAATTGACGACGTACTCGGGGTCTGGCCGCTGCATGGCCTGTGCGGCGTATGGGGCGGGATTGCCTGCGGCATCTTCGGCCAGCAGGCGCTGGGCGGCCTGGGCGGCGTCAGCATGATCAGCCAACTGCTGGGCACTGGGTTGGGTGTGTTGGTGGCGCTGGCGGGTGGTTTCCTGATCTACGGCCTCTTGCGCCTGGTGGTGGGTATTCGCCTGAGCCAGGAACAGGAGTACTACGGTGCCGACCTGTCGATCCACAAGATTGGCGCTACGACCCAGGACTGA
- a CDS encoding EAL domain-containing protein has translation MIDGQPLASFQPFIDTATGRIAGVEALGRLRQTDGRLLSVGPLFVDPKMSPSVLRRLDRQIRDDALSRLPEVPEDWFLSINISPRWISRLRPNQALPSLKQLEKHGVAAERIVFEITELGGGNQKLQDVVARYREAGARIAIDDFGAGYSQLDRVLALQPDILKLDMRLFQEAARGGPSGEVVKALAQMAEKTGCWIIAEGVETEAELDFALECGARYVQGYLFAKPELQFPAADAFVARFATLRDQYVQHKLAERARLMTLRQQLSELMNLFKDWAEGNAASSALPSPTGYPWLLRLYQCDRHGTQLTPNLQWSGNAWLEDPRYLGHNWSWRPYFYQLLAEGWEERRLTLSSTYRDATTNQYCLTAGQFIDNGRRLLLLDIDAAGL, from the coding sequence GTGATCGACGGGCAACCGCTCGCCTCCTTCCAGCCGTTCATTGATACCGCCACGGGCCGCATTGCCGGTGTCGAGGCGCTAGGGCGCCTGCGCCAGACCGACGGCCGCCTGCTCTCGGTCGGCCCCTTGTTCGTCGACCCGAAAATGTCCCCCAGTGTGCTGCGGCGCCTCGATCGGCAGATTCGCGACGATGCCCTTTCGCGCCTGCCCGAAGTCCCCGAGGACTGGTTTCTCAGTATCAATATCTCACCACGCTGGATCAGCCGGCTGCGCCCCAACCAAGCACTGCCCAGCCTCAAACAGCTGGAAAAGCATGGCGTGGCAGCGGAACGAATCGTCTTTGAAATCACCGAGCTGGGCGGCGGCAACCAGAAGCTGCAAGACGTGGTAGCCCGCTACCGCGAAGCCGGCGCACGGATAGCCATCGACGATTTCGGTGCCGGCTATTCACAGCTCGATCGGGTACTGGCGCTGCAGCCGGACATCCTCAAACTGGACATGCGTCTGTTCCAGGAAGCGGCCCGCGGCGGGCCTAGCGGTGAAGTGGTCAAGGCGCTGGCGCAGATGGCCGAGAAGACCGGCTGCTGGATCATCGCCGAGGGTGTGGAAACCGAAGCCGAGCTGGATTTCGCCCTGGAGTGCGGTGCACGTTATGTGCAGGGTTACCTGTTCGCCAAGCCCGAACTGCAGTTCCCGGCGGCCGATGCCTTCGTCGCCCGCTTTGCCACCCTGCGCGACCAGTACGTGCAACACAAGCTGGCCGAACGGGCGCGCCTGATGACCCTGCGCCAGCAGCTGAGCGAGCTGATGAACCTGTTCAAGGACTGGGCCGAAGGCAACGCAGCGAGCAGCGCGCTGCCCAGCCCGACCGGCTACCCTTGGCTGTTGCGCCTGTACCAGTGCGACCGCCACGGCACGCAACTCACCCCGAACCTGCAGTGGAGCGGCAATGCCTGGCTGGAAGACCCGCGCTACCTGGGCCACAACTGGTCATGGCGCCCCTACTTCTATCAGTTGCTGGCCGAGGGCTGGGAAGAACGGCGCCTGACGTTATCGAGCACCTACCGGGATGCCACCACCAACCAGTACTGCCTGACGGCCGGGCAGTTCATCGACAACGGCCGCCGGCTGCTGTTGCTGGATATCGACGCGGCCGGTCTTTGA